Proteins from a single region of Nocardioides oleivorans:
- a CDS encoding DUF3800 domain-containing protein, whose translation MGRSGNPAKRAVQERARAAVGSRETETRATFYCDESGNTGVHWGDRDQPVFVHGGWMVPSTHQGALVSALSGLRARHRLNAPELKWQQLSRRDGGSAVFRDIFQTMLGSAAVPFFHVMDKDYILAAKVVETFFDPEYNHFLPIEFTSAYDVKKDLAEHLLPAPELLSAFADMLRAGVEPELARLAQLALQFADFIEENNGAALAEMLRHFGSESLAAIGREFGADVWMRTTLGHSMFALMNRLEQFLRPRDVRIDIVHDNIVRFDDLLALVRGMIRESDGSDWLVINGEIRFFSMPTVDSLKLGDSKQEPFIQLADLLVGFVRTVFTKLSRGVCLDEDERAVCGDLVMLHKEFYSWDVNVPRATLEHLSAIGWADLRQRFLP comes from the coding sequence GTGGGGAGGTCAGGTAATCCGGCTAAGCGAGCGGTCCAGGAGCGTGCTCGCGCTGCCGTCGGTAGTCGGGAGACCGAAACGCGCGCCACCTTCTACTGCGACGAGAGCGGCAATACAGGCGTCCACTGGGGTGATCGTGACCAGCCCGTGTTCGTCCACGGAGGCTGGATGGTTCCATCCACCCACCAAGGGGCACTGGTCTCCGCCCTTTCCGGCCTGCGGGCGCGGCACCGCCTCAACGCTCCTGAGCTGAAGTGGCAACAGCTGTCAAGACGTGACGGTGGCTCGGCTGTGTTCAGGGACATCTTCCAGACGATGCTCGGGAGCGCTGCCGTGCCCTTCTTCCACGTGATGGACAAGGACTACATCCTCGCCGCGAAGGTGGTGGAGACCTTCTTTGATCCCGAGTACAACCACTTCCTCCCCATCGAGTTCACGTCAGCGTACGACGTCAAGAAGGACCTTGCGGAGCACCTCTTGCCGGCTCCCGAGCTTCTCTCCGCGTTCGCGGACATGCTCCGTGCCGGTGTAGAACCAGAGCTCGCCCGCCTCGCACAGCTCGCGCTGCAATTCGCCGACTTCATCGAGGAGAACAACGGGGCCGCCCTCGCAGAAATGCTCAGACACTTCGGATCCGAGTCGCTTGCCGCCATCGGGCGTGAGTTTGGTGCAGATGTCTGGATGCGGACCACGCTCGGGCACTCGATGTTCGCTCTGATGAACCGGCTAGAGCAGTTCCTCCGACCCCGCGATGTGCGTATCGACATCGTCCACGACAACATCGTGCGGTTCGATGACCTTCTCGCCTTGGTGCGTGGCATGATCCGGGAGTCCGACGGCAGTGACTGGCTCGTCATCAATGGCGAGATTCGCTTCTTCAGCATGCCCACCGTCGACAGCCTGAAGCTCGGCGACTCGAAGCAGGAGCCCTTCATCCAACTTGCCGACCTTCTGGTCGGCTTCGTAAGGACCGTGTTCACGAAGCTGAGTCGCGGCGTCTGCCTTGACGAGGACGAACGTGCAGTCTGCGGCGACCTCGTGATGCTCCACAAGGAGTTCTATTCATGGGACGTCAACGTTCCGAGGGCGACTCTGGAACATCTGAGCGCGATCGGCTGGGCGGACCTCCGGCAACGTTTCCTCCCGTGA
- a CDS encoding UvrD-helicase domain-containing protein: MPAAFREGMGVIGGRQANSWSPSFWARHLGRAPYWTLGITDQHISVMTPSGLSTVHVAEHEKLNFEIGSIWARMSAPELGILSALPGLSKRALSEFRACVGQQVREYEEALDLQPVLEALVGWWTGFQAATRTNWDNRHWLPEEFIVEWEDRLAHLRSTHLLSAAQRRLMADRADERERKALHVLDADWSVHAHVAAQNEALVDVELIDERAFFDRIEKTPLNEEQARAVICFDNRVQLVASAGSGKTSTMVAKAGWTIRKNLAEADEILLLAFNKAAADELGQRCDARLANANISADGLRATTFHAFGLRVIGEATGAKPRLAPGLDSDNGVPLIADVVRALRRSSPEFAARWSLFQNVLGVPVTGDAEPEPDAWDPVKRRSGFRDLNLEVMKSAGERAIANWLIKSGIEFEYERPYEVDVADAQHSQYRPDFFYPSVGVYHEHWALVPGQAEPPGFEGYLQSSAWKKSLHSDNRTILIETAARDLASGSLFGDLERQLRANGIEPDFDPDRPVPGTPLLTDREMCTLFRTFLAHAKSNRLGAADLRARVTTGRNGTPDLRETLFLDLFDEVRQEWDRRLRDANEVDFEDMLNHATDLVEAGRWTSPYRVVLVDEFQDASHSRARLVRALVNRPGHFLFAVGDDWQSIYRFAGSDISAMTSFEDAFGAGHILRLERTFRCSQQLSTIAGDFAMKNPNQLKKQVRSDRTQAVPLALALVDSDTGVTDAIAQRLSELSGLAADGPTTSVKILGRYRYERELVPRTRYPSLDVSFQTVHSSKGLEADHVIIPGLTRGAFPSTKEDDPLLRLALPEGDDFPHAEERRLFYVALTRARETVLLIARTGRESEFVTELLSDGVVTVLGDGAQGDVPDPCPVCGKGLMVLRQGKYGPFMACNRFPACTSKRRVPS; the protein is encoded by the coding sequence GTGCCGGCGGCCTTCAGGGAGGGGATGGGTGTGATCGGCGGGCGGCAGGCGAACTCGTGGTCCCCATCGTTCTGGGCTCGGCATCTCGGTCGGGCGCCGTACTGGACGCTTGGTATCACTGACCAGCACATCAGCGTCATGACGCCGTCGGGGTTGTCGACTGTGCATGTCGCCGAACACGAGAAGCTCAACTTCGAGATCGGGTCGATCTGGGCGCGGATGTCTGCGCCTGAACTTGGCATTTTGAGCGCACTCCCGGGCCTTTCAAAGCGTGCCCTGTCAGAGTTCCGCGCGTGCGTCGGTCAGCAGGTCAGGGAGTACGAGGAAGCACTCGACCTTCAGCCGGTGCTCGAAGCGCTGGTTGGCTGGTGGACCGGATTCCAGGCAGCTACCCGCACGAACTGGGACAACCGGCATTGGCTCCCCGAAGAGTTCATCGTCGAGTGGGAAGACAGACTCGCTCATCTGCGCTCGACTCATCTGCTTAGTGCCGCGCAGCGCCGCTTGATGGCTGACCGAGCAGATGAGCGGGAGCGCAAGGCGCTGCACGTTCTCGACGCAGACTGGTCCGTCCACGCCCACGTCGCAGCCCAAAACGAGGCCCTCGTAGACGTCGAGCTCATCGACGAACGAGCGTTCTTTGACCGGATCGAGAAGACGCCCCTCAATGAGGAGCAGGCTCGGGCAGTCATCTGCTTTGACAATCGAGTGCAGCTCGTCGCCTCGGCAGGTTCTGGCAAGACCTCCACGATGGTCGCCAAGGCCGGGTGGACGATCCGAAAGAACCTCGCCGAGGCTGACGAGATCTTGCTCCTGGCCTTTAACAAGGCTGCGGCTGATGAGCTCGGCCAGCGCTGTGACGCTCGACTCGCGAACGCCAACATCTCGGCTGACGGCCTCCGCGCCACGACCTTCCATGCCTTCGGGTTGAGGGTCATCGGAGAGGCGACCGGAGCGAAGCCGCGTCTCGCACCGGGCTTGGACTCCGACAACGGAGTTCCCTTGATCGCGGACGTCGTGCGCGCCTTACGACGTTCATCGCCGGAGTTCGCGGCCAGATGGTCTCTGTTCCAGAACGTGCTGGGCGTTCCGGTGACGGGTGACGCGGAACCCGAGCCCGACGCGTGGGATCCCGTGAAGCGGAGGAGTGGCTTCCGTGATCTGAACCTCGAGGTGATGAAGAGTGCCGGCGAACGGGCTATCGCGAACTGGCTCATCAAGTCCGGCATCGAGTTCGAATATGAGCGTCCGTACGAAGTCGATGTCGCAGACGCCCAGCACTCGCAATACCGACCCGACTTCTTCTATCCGTCAGTGGGCGTCTACCACGAGCACTGGGCCTTGGTGCCTGGCCAGGCGGAGCCGCCGGGCTTCGAGGGGTACCTCCAGTCCAGCGCTTGGAAGAAGAGCCTCCACTCTGACAACCGGACGATCTTGATCGAAACTGCAGCGAGGGACCTGGCAAGTGGCAGTCTCTTTGGTGACCTTGAGCGACAGCTCCGCGCCAATGGCATCGAACCGGACTTCGACCCTGACCGACCAGTCCCCGGAACTCCGCTCCTCACGGATCGGGAGATGTGCACCCTCTTCCGTACGTTCCTGGCCCACGCAAAGAGCAACCGCCTTGGAGCTGCCGACCTGCGTGCCCGGGTGACAACGGGACGAAACGGGACACCGGACCTCCGCGAGACTCTCTTCCTTGACCTCTTCGACGAGGTCCGCCAGGAGTGGGACCGCCGCCTGAGGGATGCAAATGAGGTCGACTTCGAGGACATGCTGAACCACGCAACCGACCTCGTCGAGGCAGGCCGGTGGACGTCGCCGTATCGCGTCGTGCTCGTCGACGAGTTCCAGGACGCAAGCCACTCGCGCGCCCGGCTCGTCCGCGCGCTAGTAAATCGCCCGGGCCACTTCCTCTTCGCGGTGGGAGACGACTGGCAATCGATCTACCGCTTCGCAGGATCAGACATTTCGGCAATGACAAGCTTCGAAGACGCCTTCGGGGCGGGACACATCCTGCGCCTTGAACGGACCTTCCGCTGCTCTCAGCAGCTCAGCACCATCGCTGGCGACTTCGCCATGAAGAACCCAAACCAATTGAAGAAGCAGGTGCGCTCCGACCGGACTCAGGCTGTCCCGCTCGCCCTCGCCCTTGTGGACAGCGACACAGGGGTTACCGACGCGATTGCGCAAAGACTGAGCGAGTTATCGGGCCTCGCTGCGGACGGACCCACCACGTCGGTCAAGATCCTCGGGCGCTACAGGTACGAGCGAGAACTCGTTCCGCGCACCCGCTATCCGAGCCTGGATGTCTCGTTCCAAACGGTGCACTCGTCCAAGGGGCTTGAAGCAGATCACGTGATCATCCCTGGACTCACCCGGGGTGCCTTTCCAAGCACCAAGGAAGACGATCCACTGCTGCGACTCGCGCTCCCCGAAGGTGACGACTTTCCGCACGCCGAAGAACGACGTCTCTTTTACGTCGCGCTCACGAGGGCGCGCGAGACGGTGCTCCTCATCGCCAGGACCGGCCGTGAGTCGGAATTCGTGACCGAACTGCTCAGCGATGGCGTTGTGACCGTCCTCGGTGATGGCGCACAAGGGGACGTGCCTGACCCCTGCCCAGTTTGCGGCAAGGGGCTGATGGTCTTGCGGCAGGGCAAGTACGGCCCGTTCATGGCGTGCAACCGCTTCCCCGCGTGCACATCGAAGCGACGAGTCCCTTCATGA